The Stigmatella ashevillena genomic sequence ATGCCTTCGAGGATGGCCGCCTCGGCGGGCTTGCGGACCTGCCGGGCGATGAACCCGGCGGACTCGTAGGAAGCCTTCTCGTTGTCCACGCTGATGAAGGGAATGCGCGCCATGCCCTGGCCCTTCATGGCCTCGGCATCCAGCCGGTTGTCGATGTTGATGATTCGAATCCCCGCCTCCTGGGCGGCCTTCAGCACCGGCACCAACCGCAGCGAGTCCCCGGGGGCAATCACGATGGCATCGAACTTCATCCGGATCAGATCCTCGATGATCTGGATCTGCTGCTCGATCGAGGTCTCTTGGGCCGCGGTCTTGACCACCAGCTCGATGCCCAGCTCCTTCTGAGCACGCCGGGCCCCCTTCTCCATCTCGATGAAGAACGGATTGGTGAGGGTCTTCATCACCAAGGCGATCTTCCGGGCATTGGGCGCTGCGGCCGGCTCACCCTGAGTGTGGGAAGACACGGACACGACGGCCTGCGGAACCGTCGGCCGCTGGGAGTCGCTGCACGCCATGAAGGCCGAAGCCCAGGCCAGGACACACAGCCATCGCAAGGAATGCACAGGGGGCCTCCAGCAACGGATTCTATACCTGCCCCCACATACAGCAACCGTGATACCCTGATTAAAGATGGAACAAGCGGCGTCTGCGTCCGGACCTCCCTCTGACGGTCAGCTCCCTTCCACCCGACAGGTCCTGATCGCCGATGAC encodes the following:
- a CDS encoding sugar ABC transporter substrate-binding protein — protein: MHSLRWLCVLAWASAFMACSDSQRPTVPQAVVSVSSHTQGEPAAAPNARKIALVMKTLTNPFFIEMEKGARRAQKELGIELVVKTAAQETSIEQQIQIIEDLIRMKFDAIVIAPGDSLRLVPVLKAAQEAGIRIINIDNRLDAEAMKGQGMARIPFISVDNEKASYESAGFIARQVRKPAEAAILEGIRSADNSRQRRFGAERAFQENPLIRLVARESANWKIDEGREVTRRIFSDHPDITLLFCANDMMALGAIQYLQESGRYGVKVAAYDALEEAKRAIRSGRMEVTVNQQAAEQGYRGVVLANRVLNGEAVPDVVLVEASLVTLDSLQ